From a region of the Maridesulfovibrio ferrireducens genome:
- a CDS encoding sigma-54-dependent Fis family transcriptional regulator, with amino-acid sequence MSINGQPEKVENIYLTTLNEILDSIAPQNDLELSLNSILKILAKDLHFQRAFLAIMDPKSEKLKLSITHSPAKIDHVTYSPGKGVVGRVYETGQAVVIPRMSENTDFLNKAFGRSDEELKSLSFICVPIKKGNSKEDHNVLGTISVDSPILPMDNLLEHKQFLEVVAALISNQVSRLQEEMALQAQMLSQGPLLGGQEVPPPANFVATSKSIKQVLRQARQVGPSRATALLRGESGTGKELLAEAIHACSPRRDKPLVKLNCAALPAELVESELFGHQKGAFTGAYQNKRGLFEVANNGTLFLDEIGELSLDAQAKVLRAIQEKEIQRVGSEHPITVDVRLICATHQPLEKLLKEGRFREDLFYRVNVFPIFIPALRERREDILPLAEQFLEIFSKEYDKNIKRISSPAIDLFTQYHWPGNVRELKNCLERAVLICEEEVIRTYHLPPTLQTAESTATDTSLSFGEAVAKFEQELLVDSLKKARGNMLQAARDLRVSYRIVNYKVKKYNIDVKKYTGAKKNK; translated from the coding sequence ATGAGTATTAATGGACAGCCGGAAAAAGTGGAAAATATTTACTTAACTACCCTGAATGAAATTCTCGATTCTATAGCTCCGCAAAATGATCTGGAGCTGAGCCTTAACTCAATTCTAAAAATTCTAGCCAAAGACCTCCACTTCCAGCGTGCATTTCTGGCCATCATGGACCCGAAATCTGAAAAACTGAAACTGTCGATAACTCACAGTCCGGCCAAAATTGACCACGTTACTTATTCTCCAGGCAAGGGAGTAGTTGGAAGGGTTTACGAAACAGGACAAGCTGTCGTAATTCCCAGAATGTCCGAGAACACCGACTTTCTGAACAAAGCCTTCGGAAGATCAGACGAAGAGCTTAAATCTCTTTCTTTTATCTGCGTTCCCATTAAAAAAGGAAATTCTAAAGAAGATCATAACGTACTTGGAACTATCAGTGTAGATTCACCGATACTTCCTATGGATAACCTTTTAGAGCACAAACAATTTCTCGAAGTTGTAGCTGCTCTGATTTCAAATCAGGTTTCACGTCTTCAGGAAGAAATGGCTCTTCAGGCTCAAATGTTGAGTCAGGGCCCCTTGCTCGGTGGTCAGGAAGTCCCGCCTCCTGCTAACTTTGTTGCAACTTCAAAAAGCATCAAACAAGTTTTACGGCAGGCCCGTCAGGTTGGCCCCAGCAGAGCAACAGCTCTTTTACGCGGAGAATCCGGCACAGGTAAAGAACTGCTGGCCGAAGCTATCCACGCATGCAGCCCCCGTAGAGACAAGCCTCTTGTAAAACTGAACTGCGCGGCTCTCCCCGCAGAACTTGTTGAAAGTGAACTTTTTGGACACCAGAAAGGTGCGTTTACCGGAGCATATCAAAACAAACGCGGTCTGTTTGAAGTTGCAAACAACGGCACCTTGTTCCTTGATGAAATCGGAGAACTTTCCTTAGATGCTCAGGCCAAAGTGCTTAGAGCTATTCAAGAAAAAGAAATTCAAAGAGTAGGCTCCGAACACCCCATCACAGTTGATGTTCGCCTGATATGTGCGACTCATCAACCTCTTGAAAAACTACTGAAAGAAGGCAGATTCAGAGAAGATTTATTCTACCGAGTAAATGTTTTCCCCATATTTATACCTGCACTTCGTGAAAGACGTGAAGATATTCTACCTCTTGCTGAACAGTTTTTAGAAATATTTTCAAAAGAATACGATAAAAACATTAAAAGAATTTCAAGTCCGGCCATTGATCTTTTTACTCAATACCACTGGCCTGGAAACGTTCGTGAACTGAAAAATTGTCTCGAACGGGCGGTGCTGATTTGTGAAGAAGAAGTAATACGCACTTATCACCTTCCGCCGACTTTGCAGACAGCTGAGAGTACCGCAACAGATACTTCCTTATCTTTCGGTGAAGCTGTCGCTAAATTCGAGCAGGAGCTTCTTGTAGATTCTCTGAAAAAAGCACGTGGAAACATGCTTCAAGCTGCAAGAGATCTCAGAGTCAGCTATAGAATCGTTAACTATAAAGTTAAAAAATATAATATTGATGTAAAAAAATACACCGGTGCTAAAAAGAATAAATAA
- a CDS encoding indolepyruvate oxidoreductase subunit beta, translating to MSTRLRIFMTGVGGQGTLTATNLLAQAILDNGTDVTAGEIHGMAQRGGVVESAILLGMSSPKIAHGEADIILGFEPLETLRALPYLKPGGVILSSTEDIHPLSVSTGKAEETPLDYIKEKVNSCASKAYFIPCQSLGLKAGAVQSGNIALLGALCATGLIPLKPEELAVTIKSVMKPKIADINIKALQLGVEAVS from the coding sequence ATGAGTACTAGGTTGCGTATATTCATGACTGGAGTAGGCGGACAGGGAACCCTGACAGCCACGAATCTTCTTGCACAGGCAATCCTTGATAATGGAACAGATGTCACTGCAGGAGAAATTCACGGAATGGCACAACGAGGCGGAGTTGTTGAATCAGCAATTCTTCTGGGAATGTCTTCTCCGAAAATAGCACATGGTGAAGCCGACATCATTCTCGGTTTCGAACCGCTTGAAACCCTTCGAGCTCTTCCCTACCTGAAACCCGGTGGCGTTATTCTTTCAAGTACTGAAGATATCCATCCACTGAGTGTTTCAACAGGTAAAGCCGAAGAAACTCCTTTAGACTACATCAAGGAAAAAGTTAACAGTTGCGCAAGCAAAGCATACTTCATCCCTTGCCAGAGCTTAGGTCTTAAAGCCGGAGCGGTCCAAAGCGGAAACATAGCTCTACTCGGAGCTCTCTGCGCGACAGGCTTAATTCCCCTGAAACCGGAAGAATTGGCAGTAACGATCAAATCTGTCATGAAGCCCAAAATAGCGGATATCAACATCAAAGCCCTTCAATTAGGGGTGGAAGCTGTATCCTGA
- a CDS encoding 4Fe-4S dicluster domain-containing protein, with product MSVKRKGQSKVTIFPDWCKGCGICAAFCPAKVMELNDQGKAVVIREEECINCGFCELHCPDFAIMVQPKVDDEIPAACRALLKKAAGPDAGKDEESIKEKG from the coding sequence ATGAGTGTCAAACGCAAGGGACAAAGCAAGGTTACGATTTTTCCGGACTGGTGCAAAGGCTGCGGCATTTGCGCTGCCTTTTGTCCGGCGAAGGTCATGGAACTGAATGATCAAGGCAAAGCGGTCGTGATCAGAGAGGAAGAATGTATTAATTGCGGATTTTGTGAGCTTCATTGCCCGGATTTCGCAATTATGGTTCAGCCTAAAGTGGATGATGAAATTCCGGCGGCATGCAGAGCTCTGCTGAAGAAGGCTGCAGGGCCGGATGCCGGAAAAGATGAAGAATCCATTAAGGAAAAGGGATAA
- the iorA gene encoding indolepyruvate ferredoxin oxidoreductase subunit alpha yields the protein MAHPLLADNPGQKKLLLGNEAIVRGCIEAGIQMVTCYPGTPSSEVPDTFFRLSSEGDFSFEYSVNEKVALEVGGGAALAGAMTLTTMKHVGVNVAADPLMTLAYVGTPGGMVLLSADDPGCHSSQNEQDNRYYARLAGMACFEPSTAQEAKDMTRDALNMSRETSSPVLLRTTTRVNHLRGPVEYGPIAKLAAPEGFKRNPSKYVPIPAFARPMHVALLKKLEELRELAEKSVYNKVSGNGKIGIVASGICRAYINDALIDSGLADKFKLLELGFTFPLPEKLVTDFMSSVDKVIILEELEPFLENEFRVLAQKHSISIEIIGKENANLPLNGEYSTGNVSAIIHEVLGLTPEKIDFCAAEEGLPVRPPNLCAGCPHRATYYAAKKVFGPEAICSSDIGCYTLGILPPLNAADFLLCMGSSISAGSGVARASGQTVVGFIGDSTFFHSGITGLVNAVFNQHNILLVILDNSTTAMTGHQPNPGVETTLLGSNPAQISIEAIVKGCGVNEIRTVSPLNQKATFKALEELKDLQGVRVLIAKDPCPLFAKRALGKKPTQTAYVANQSDEVISCMEAIACPAFEKGKDGVSINETLCSGCMLCLQMTKDIKARKRNS from the coding sequence ATGGCTCATCCACTTCTCGCCGATAATCCCGGCCAAAAAAAACTCCTGCTAGGCAATGAAGCTATTGTCAGAGGATGTATTGAAGCCGGAATACAAATGGTTACCTGTTATCCGGGTACCCCGTCATCAGAAGTACCCGATACTTTCTTCCGCCTGTCCAGCGAAGGCGACTTTTCATTTGAATATTCAGTAAATGAAAAAGTTGCCCTTGAAGTTGGTGGCGGAGCAGCTCTTGCCGGAGCAATGACTCTGACAACCATGAAACATGTAGGTGTAAACGTAGCGGCTGATCCGCTTATGACACTCGCATATGTTGGTACACCCGGCGGTATGGTGCTGCTTTCCGCAGACGATCCGGGCTGTCATTCAAGTCAAAACGAGCAGGACAACCGCTACTACGCGCGTCTTGCCGGCATGGCTTGCTTTGAGCCTTCTACTGCGCAGGAAGCAAAAGATATGACTCGTGACGCTCTTAATATGTCACGCGAAACATCTTCTCCGGTTCTGCTTAGAACAACAACCAGAGTAAACCACTTGCGCGGTCCAGTTGAATATGGCCCAATCGCCAAACTGGCTGCTCCTGAAGGTTTTAAAAGGAATCCTTCCAAGTACGTACCTATTCCGGCTTTTGCCCGCCCGATGCATGTCGCGCTGCTTAAAAAGCTTGAAGAATTACGCGAATTGGCAGAAAAATCCGTGTACAACAAAGTTTCCGGTAACGGAAAAATAGGTATTGTTGCTTCGGGTATTTGCAGAGCTTATATTAATGATGCTCTTATTGATTCCGGCCTAGCAGATAAGTTCAAATTACTCGAATTAGGATTTACTTTTCCTCTTCCTGAAAAGCTTGTTACGGACTTCATGTCATCTGTGGACAAGGTAATCATTCTTGAAGAGCTTGAGCCTTTCCTTGAAAATGAATTTAGAGTTCTAGCTCAGAAGCACTCTATTTCTATAGAAATTATCGGTAAAGAAAATGCAAACTTACCACTGAATGGAGAATACTCCACTGGTAACGTTTCTGCAATAATTCACGAAGTTCTTGGGCTTACACCTGAGAAAATAGATTTTTGTGCAGCAGAAGAAGGTCTTCCTGTAAGACCTCCGAACCTTTGTGCCGGATGTCCTCACCGTGCGACATATTATGCCGCTAAAAAAGTGTTCGGACCTGAAGCAATCTGTTCATCTGACATCGGGTGTTACACACTCGGAATTCTGCCTCCACTTAATGCAGCAGACTTTCTGCTTTGCATGGGATCATCTATCTCTGCCGGATCCGGCGTTGCCCGCGCTTCCGGTCAGACTGTAGTAGGATTCATCGGAGACTCAACATTCTTCCATTCCGGAATTACCGGACTGGTGAATGCAGTATTCAATCAGCACAATATATTACTGGTTATTCTTGATAACAGCACAACTGCCATGACCGGACATCAGCCTAATCCCGGCGTTGAAACAACACTTCTCGGCTCTAATCCAGCTCAGATCAGTATTGAAGCAATCGTTAAAGGATGCGGCGTAAACGAAATCCGTACTGTCAGCCCGCTTAACCAGAAAGCTACTTTCAAGGCTCTTGAAGAGCTTAAAGATCTGCAAGGCGTAAGAGTTCTGATCGCAAAAGATCCATGTCCGCTCTTTGCTAAAAGAGCTTTGGGTAAAAAGCCGACTCAGACTGCTTATGTTGCCAACCAAAGTGACGAAGTAATCAGCTGTATGGAAGCAATTGCATGTCCTGCATTTGAAAAAGGCAAAGACGGAGTCAGTATTAATGAAACTCTTTGCTCTGGCTGTATGCTTTGTCTGCAAATGACTAAAGACATAAAAGCCAGAAAGAGGAACAGCTAA
- a CDS encoding 2-oxoacid:acceptor oxidoreductase family protein: MKNQHLERFEIRLSGLGGQGILTLGKVMGSGLALGQGYNVTQTQSYGPEARGGASRSDLVISSEKISYPKAESVDLLIALSQEACNMYYRNLKPGGLLMIESDLVKQPPVNMFIGLPFTYLAKEKIGLVQTMNTIVLGAAAFLLPFAEQRVIRKNLEEILPAKIVAINVKAFNLGYKEAKKNFGDPETLWKKNSVVVEEDDEDSI; this comes from the coding sequence ATGAAAAATCAACATTTAGAACGATTTGAAATTCGTCTTTCCGGTCTTGGCGGTCAGGGAATTCTTACTCTCGGTAAGGTTATGGGGTCCGGTTTGGCTCTCGGGCAAGGGTACAATGTTACTCAGACTCAGAGTTATGGGCCTGAAGCTCGTGGCGGCGCAAGTCGTTCAGACTTGGTCATAAGTTCCGAAAAGATAAGCTATCCAAAGGCGGAATCTGTTGATCTGCTTATCGCTCTCAGTCAGGAAGCGTGTAATATGTATTACCGCAACTTAAAGCCCGGCGGGCTTTTAATGATTGAAAGTGATCTGGTAAAGCAGCCACCTGTAAATATGTTTATAGGGCTTCCATTTACTTATCTTGCCAAAGAGAAAATTGGTCTTGTCCAAACCATGAACACGATTGTTCTTGGAGCAGCAGCCTTTCTTCTTCCTTTTGCAGAGCAAAGGGTAATCCGTAAAAATCTCGAAGAGATTCTTCCGGCTAAGATTGTAGCGATTAATGTGAAAGCTTTTAATCTTGGATACAAAGAGGCTAAGAAAAACTTTGGTGATCCGGAAACGCTTTGGAAGAAAAACAGCGTTGTTGTTGAAGAAGACGATGAAGATTCAATTTAG
- a CDS encoding 2-oxoacid:acceptor oxidoreductase subunit alpha — protein MARPKKKHNKEIFALGNEAVVEGALLAGCNFYAGYPITPSSEIMEIMAQRLPTIPNGAFVQMEDEIGGLGAIIGASLAGRKALTATSGPGFSLMQENLGYGCITETPLVIVNVMRGGPSTGLPTSPAQGDVQQARWGTHGDHSIIVLSASNVQECLEMTIEAFNLAEKYRTPVILLIDEITAHTREKIIIPNEDEYEVFNRTLPTMPPEWYKPYEETVRGVPPMPAIGSGYRFHVTGLTHDVNGFPTSRPDEVRELNERLFRKIDQFLPDIQLVDEIDTEDAEVAVIAYGTVARSAELAVKQARALGVKAGLLKLKTLFPYPRKATEKLMYRAKTIIVPEMNMGQISREVKRVNNGQVSVRTINKVDGQIITPAEILKVLTRV, from the coding sequence ATGGCCAGACCCAAGAAGAAACATAATAAAGAAATTTTTGCCCTTGGCAATGAGGCTGTTGTTGAAGGTGCCCTTTTGGCTGGATGTAATTTTTATGCCGGTTATCCCATTACTCCTTCATCGGAAATAATGGAGATAATGGCTCAAAGATTGCCGACTATACCAAATGGCGCTTTTGTCCAAATGGAAGATGAAATCGGAGGGCTTGGTGCTATTATCGGCGCTTCGCTAGCCGGACGTAAAGCTTTGACAGCTACTTCCGGTCCTGGTTTTTCTCTTATGCAGGAAAACTTAGGTTATGGTTGCATAACAGAAACTCCTCTTGTCATCGTTAATGTCATGCGCGGTGGTCCAAGTACGGGTCTTCCTACGTCACCCGCTCAGGGCGATGTTCAGCAGGCCAGATGGGGAACACACGGCGATCATTCAATCATTGTCCTTTCAGCTTCAAATGTTCAGGAATGTTTGGAGATGACAATTGAAGCGTTTAACCTCGCTGAAAAGTATCGTACTCCGGTAATTCTTCTTATTGATGAGATTACTGCTCATACACGCGAAAAGATAATAATTCCCAACGAAGATGAGTATGAAGTTTTCAATCGTACTCTTCCGACTATGCCTCCGGAATGGTATAAACCTTACGAAGAAACGGTCAGGGGAGTTCCTCCTATGCCCGCAATCGGTTCGGGGTATAGGTTTCATGTCACGGGGCTTACCCATGATGTGAACGGTTTTCCTACTTCCCGTCCTGATGAAGTTCGTGAACTTAACGAACGTTTATTCCGTAAAATAGACCAATTTCTGCCTGATATCCAACTTGTTGATGAAATTGATACTGAAGATGCGGAAGTTGCAGTCATCGCATACGGAACAGTCGCTCGTTCAGCAGAACTTGCAGTTAAGCAGGCTCGTGCCCTTGGTGTGAAAGCCGGATTGCTGAAACTCAAAACTCTGTTCCCGTATCCGCGTAAGGCAACTGAAAAGCTTATGTACAGAGCCAAGACGATTATTGTTCCTGAAATGAATATGGGACAGATATCAAGAGAAGTGAAAAGAGTTAATAATGGTCAGGTGAGCGTACGGACTATTAATAAAGTTGACGGGCAGATCATAACTCCCGCCGAAATCCTCAAAGTCTTAACACGGGTATAG
- a CDS encoding 2-oxoacid:ferredoxin oxidoreductase subunit beta, translating to MADIKGTQLIHEYLRHNKKFPHVFCAGCGHGIVLGSLIRSIHGLGLAKDNVCIVAGIGCSGRLAAYVDFNTVHTTHGRALTFATGIKMARPNMHVIVVMGDGDSMAIGGNHLIHAARRNIGVTALILNNNIYGMTGGQCSPTTPSGSYSMTTPMGQMEQSFDCVELCTAAGANYVARGSVFHVNKLDSMIMEGITNPGFGVVEILSPCFTQYGRKNKFKSPVDMYHALKTNVISHERYNAIPEAERGEKIPSGVFVKKDKPGLEEKFYEMAARCQGGE from the coding sequence ATGGCAGATATAAAAGGAACACAACTTATTCACGAGTATCTGAGGCATAACAAAAAGTTTCCGCATGTTTTTTGCGCCGGTTGCGGACATGGAATTGTGCTTGGTTCGTTAATCAGAAGTATTCATGGACTGGGGCTTGCAAAGGATAACGTTTGTATCGTTGCCGGAATCGGATGTTCCGGACGACTTGCAGCCTATGTTGATTTTAACACAGTTCATACCACTCACGGCAGAGCGCTTACTTTTGCTACCGGAATTAAGATGGCAAGGCCGAATATGCACGTGATTGTGGTCATGGGTGACGGTGATTCAATGGCTATCGGCGGTAATCATCTTATTCATGCTGCACGTAGAAATATCGGGGTTACTGCATTAATTCTTAATAATAATATATACGGAATGACTGGGGGACAGTGTTCTCCGACTACTCCTTCCGGTTCATATTCAATGACGACCCCTATGGGACAAATGGAGCAGAGCTTTGACTGTGTTGAGCTTTGTACTGCCGCTGGCGCTAATTATGTTGCCAGAGGAAGTGTTTTCCATGTCAACAAGCTCGATTCTATGATTATGGAAGGTATTACCAACCCCGGATTCGGTGTTGTTGAAATCTTGTCTCCTTGTTTTACCCAGTACGGGCGTAAGAATAAGTTTAAGTCTCCTGTAGATATGTACCATGCTCTTAAGACTAACGTTATATCGCATGAGCGTTACAACGCGATTCCTGAAGCAGAGCGCGGTGAGAAAATTCCTTCTGGTGTTTTTGTTAAAAAAGATAAACCTGGTCTGGAAGAAAAATTCTATGAAATGGCTGCACGATGTCAGGGGGGCGAGTAA
- a CDS encoding glutamate-5-semialdehyde dehydrogenase, which yields MNFAEAMKDVARKAKKAARKISCADGSVRNGAILKLASLLEKEQEFIFAENRKDLDAAKARGLDNARMQRLEISPAVLNYMIQGCNEVAAQTDPVGEIEKMERRPSGVLVGKMRIPLGVIMMIFESRPNVTVDAAVLCLKAGNSIILRGGSEAIHSNLALASLIHKALESQNLPADAAQVVAVTDREAVSELLKLDEYIDVVIPRGGEGLIRAVVQQATMPVLKHYKGVCHIFVDKFADIAKSVDIVKNSKTQKPGVCNALEGVLVHEDIAEDFLPAMATILGACGVQFRACPRSMSLLGNTAIAATIDDFGYEFLDLILTVKVVSSQDDAQDYIARYGSNHTEVILTKDHDRAMRFVREVDASMVGVNCSTRFNDGGQLGLGAEIGISTSKLHSYGPMGAKELTSTKFVSLGEWNIRL from the coding sequence ATGAATTTTGCAGAAGCAATGAAAGACGTAGCCCGTAAGGCTAAAAAAGCAGCACGTAAAATTTCGTGCGCAGACGGTTCCGTTAGAAATGGAGCTATTTTGAAGTTGGCATCTTTGCTCGAAAAGGAGCAGGAATTTATCTTTGCTGAAAACCGTAAAGACCTTGATGCCGCAAAAGCACGCGGGCTTGATAACGCACGCATGCAGCGCCTCGAAATTTCTCCGGCAGTTTTGAATTACATGATTCAGGGTTGTAATGAAGTTGCCGCGCAAACTGATCCTGTTGGCGAAATTGAAAAAATGGAACGGCGTCCAAGTGGAGTGCTTGTCGGAAAAATGCGCATCCCTCTCGGCGTTATCATGATGATTTTCGAATCCCGTCCTAATGTGACTGTTGATGCCGCTGTGCTGTGTTTGAAAGCTGGTAATTCAATTATTCTGCGAGGCGGTTCGGAAGCTATTCATTCTAATTTAGCGCTGGCTTCGCTTATTCATAAAGCTCTTGAAAGTCAGAATCTGCCTGCGGATGCGGCTCAGGTTGTGGCTGTTACTGACCGCGAAGCTGTCAGCGAACTGCTGAAACTCGATGAGTATATTGATGTTGTCATTCCCCGCGGCGGAGAAGGGCTGATTCGTGCTGTCGTTCAGCAGGCTACTATGCCTGTTCTCAAACATTATAAGGGCGTATGTCATATTTTTGTTGATAAGTTTGCGGACATTGCAAAGTCAGTTGATATCGTCAAAAATTCTAAAACCCAGAAACCCGGTGTTTGTAATGCTCTTGAGGGTGTTCTGGTTCATGAGGATATTGCTGAAGACTTTTTGCCTGCAATGGCGACAATTCTCGGTGCATGCGGAGTTCAGTTCAGAGCGTGCCCGCGTTCAATGTCTTTGCTTGGAAATACAGCGATCGCTGCAACTATCGATGATTTCGGGTATGAATTTCTGGATTTAATTCTGACTGTGAAAGTTGTTTCAAGTCAGGATGACGCTCAGGATTATATAGCTCGATACGGTTCAAATCATACCGAAGTGATTCTTACAAAAGATCACGATCGTGCCATGCGTTTTGTACGTGAAGTTGATGCTTCAATGGTCGGGGTTAATTGTTCCACCAGATTTAATGACGGCGGACAGTTGGGACTCGGCGCGGAAATAGGAATATCTACCTCAAAGCTTCATTCGTACGGTCCCATGGGAGCTAAAGAGTTGACCAGTACAAAGTTTGTTTCGCTCGGTGAATGGAATATTCGTCTGTAA
- a CDS encoding YfgM family protein, translating to MEDNKQTTHDLIDEVQATAPESIHPLLDFLLRNGKAIAIGIAVILVLAAGFSGYQYMQQQKQVKAQSELGTILIKYSGTKKAEELAAFLPTAPSDMKPAVELALAKAWMDDSKFMKAEAVWAEIAKSNEAMAPVASLGQAKCLILSDKPEEAVKILQALKNKTGDNFTSTIDRLLAEAAEKSGNIQLAIQAYQGLLNNNPSQRLYFESKIVELKTKL from the coding sequence ATGGAAGATAACAAACAGACCACACACGACCTTATTGACGAGGTGCAGGCAACCGCACCCGAAAGCATCCACCCTCTTCTCGATTTTCTTCTTAGAAACGGAAAGGCTATTGCCATCGGGATTGCAGTAATTCTTGTTCTAGCAGCAGGATTTTCCGGCTACCAGTACATGCAGCAGCAAAAACAGGTAAAAGCTCAAAGTGAACTCGGAACCATTCTTATCAAATATAGCGGAACAAAAAAGGCTGAAGAACTTGCAGCATTTTTGCCAACCGCTCCTTCTGATATGAAACCGGCTGTTGAACTGGCTCTCGCCAAAGCATGGATGGACGATTCTAAGTTCATGAAAGCAGAAGCCGTCTGGGCAGAAATTGCAAAAAGCAATGAAGCAATGGCTCCCGTTGCATCTCTCGGACAGGCAAAATGCCTGATCCTTTCTGACAAACCTGAAGAAGCTGTCAAAATTCTACAGGCACTCAAAAACAAAACCGGTGACAACTTCACAAGCACAATTGACAGATTACTCGCTGAAGCCGCTGAGAAATCAGGCAATATTCAGCTTGCAATTCAGGCATATCAGGGACTGCTTAACAACAATCCCTCACAGAGGCTCTACTTTGAGAGCAAAATCGTAGAGCTTAAGACTAAGCTTTAA